Proteins found in one Xenopus laevis strain J_2021 chromosome 1L, Xenopus_laevis_v10.1, whole genome shotgun sequence genomic segment:
- the cdc45.L gene encoding cell division control protein 45 homolog produces the protein MFVSDLRKEFFDVIVTERVLLLVAPDVDALCACKILQALFQCDHVQYTLVPVSGWQELETLFLEHKEQFRYFVLINCGANIDLLETLQPQEEAIFYICDTHRPIDVVNIYNDSQVKLLIRQDDDLEIPAYDDIFNDDEEDGEDSGNESDGAEPSGKRRRFDEAAVERRIERRRQRREWEARRREIIFDYEQYEYHGTSSAMMMFELAWIMSKDSNDMLWWAIVGLTDQWVQDRITQMKYVTDVGTLQRHVSRHNHRNEDEENSLSIDCMRIAFEYDLRLSLYQHWSLYESICNSCYTSATLKLWSLQGQKKLQEFLADMGMPLKQVKQKFNSMDISLKENLREMLEESANKFGMKDVRVQTFSVQFGFKNKFLASDIVFAVLSLLENTERDEKGTDNFIKALDSLSRSNLDKLHTGLEMGKKLLCAIQQTVASCICTNLILSQGPFLYCYLMEGTPDVKMFSNPISLCLLCKYLLKSFVCSTKNKRCKLLPLVLAAPLDAEKGTVIMVGIPPEAESSDKKNFFGRAFEKAAESTSSRTLHNHFDMSIIELRTEDRSKFLDALISLLS, from the exons ATGTTTGTGAGTGATCTCCGTAAAGAGTTTTTCGACGTGATCGTTACCGAG CGCGTTCTTCTCCTGGTTGCTCCTGATGTTGACGCACTATGCGCCTGTAAGATCCTTCAG gcATTATTTCAGTGTGATCATGTACAGTACACTTTGGTACCAGTCTCTGGTTGGCAGGAACTTGAAACATTGTTCCTTGAACATAAGGAACAG TTCCGTTACTTTGTGCTCATAAACTGCGGTGCAAACATAGACCTGCTAGAGACTCTACAGCCCCAAGAAGAGGCTATCTTTTACATCTGTGACACTCACAGGCCAATAGATGTGGTCAATATATACAACGATAGTCAG gtCAAGTTGCTGATCCGACAAGATGACGACTTGGAAATACCTGCTTATGATGATATTTTCAATGATGATGAAGAGGATGGGGAGGATTCTGGAAATGAAAGTGATGGAGCAGAACCCTCTGGAAAGAGAAGGCGATTTGATGAG GCAGCAGTGGAAAGAAGGATTGAGAGGAGACGGCAGAGAAGGGAGTGGGAAGCTCGAAG GAGAGAGATTATTTTTGACTATGAGCAATATGAATACCATGGAACATCA TCTGCAATGATGATGTTTGAGTTGGCTTGGATTATGTCTAAGGATTCAAATGATATGTTATG GTGGGCAATTGTTGGTCTGACAGATCAATGGGTTCAGGACCGAATAACTCA AATGAAATATGTGACAGATGTGGGAACCCTCCAGCGCCATGTTTCCAGGCACAACCACCGTAATGAGGATGAAGAAAATTCGCTCTCTATTGACTGCATGAGGATAGCATTTGAATACGA TCTGCGTCTTTCTCTGTATCAGCATTGGTCCTTGTATGAAAGCATCTGTAACTCCTGTTATACATCTGCCACTCTCAAGCTATGGTCTCTGCAAGGGCAGAAAAAACTTCAAGAATTTCTTGCAGACATGGG GATGCCTCTGaagcaagtaaaacaaaagttCAATTCTATGGACATATCCTTAAAGGAAAATCTTCGGGAAATGCTTGAGgagtcggcgaataaatttgg AATGAAAGATGTGAGGGTGCAGACCTTTAGTGTACAGTTTGGGTTTAAGAACAAGTTTCTGGCCAGTGACATAGTCTTTGCTGTGCTTTCTCTCCTGGAAAACACTGAACGAGATGAGAAGGGTACAGATAATTTTATCAAGGCCTTGGATAGCCTCTCCAG GAGTAACCTGGATAAACTGCACACTGGCCTGGAAATGGGCAAAAAGCTTTTATGTGCTATTCAACAGACAGTGGCCAGCTGCATCTGCACAAATCTCATATTGTCCCAGGGCCCCTTCCTTTACTGTTACCTGATGGAG GGGACACCAGATGTTAAGATGTTTTCCAATCCAATTTCTCTCTGCCTGCTCTGTAAATACTTGCTGAAGTCCTTTGTGTGTTCT ACCAAAAACAAACGGTGTAAGTTGCTACCGCTGGTGTTGGCAGCTCCTCTGGATGCAGAGAAGGGGACCGTGATCATGGTGGGAATTCCCCCTGAAGCAGAGAGCTCTGACAAGAAGAA TTTCTTTGGCCGAGCATTTGAGAAAGCAGCAGAGAGCACAAGTTCTCGGACACTTCACAACCATTTCGACATGTCCA TAATTGAGTTAAGGACAGAGGACCGCAGCAAGTTCCTGGATGCTCTTATTTCTCTATTGTCATGA